A segment of the Triticum aestivum cultivar Chinese Spring unplaced genomic scaffold, IWGSC CS RefSeq v2.1 scaffold174932, whole genome shotgun sequence genome:
tggatagaaagggacgtatctagaactaaaatacatctagatacatcctcttttattaattttgatgacaaatatttccggacggagggagtaattcctAATACATTCACCCACGTATCCCACTTGGAACGCTAGAAATATATTGTACTGAACGCATGTAGGCAGTAGTGTGGACCAACATGGCACGCAGAAAGATAAACGTACGCCAAaacaacctgtggttggatggttatgtGGACAGTGGTATTTCCAGCCCACCAAGGTTCAAGTCCTGATGCTCACATTTATCTTTAAATTATTTCAGGAATTCCGGCGATGCGCGTTCAGTGGGAGAAGACGGTCCCGTCGACTACGAGAcgtctacggtgacttcgtaaaatctcaagatgatatgccggcttagtctctcagaggtgctcataggggtagggtgtgcgtgtgtgcgttcataggggtaagtgtatgcctgtatatatgagcgcttgtgtctgtactatgttaaaaaaaacaTACGTAGTTGGGTAATCCTAAATTCCATCCTGGTTTTAAAATAATAGGACGATGTATGTGCGTTGCACCCGGGTATAAATATTTTACTACATTAGCTTATGATTTGCCTTCCTATATTAATgcaattgtgtaaataaatgtttatcaaatcTTGCACGTGATTTACCTTATATTGTGATGAGAAGTTTGATAAGTAAATTGGAATTGGTTCAAGagataagtaaattaaggtgattcaCACAAGAAATATTGGACGAAGGGGTGGTGGAAAGAAAAGTGAAACATGGAAGCTTACATTTTCTTAAGTAGTACAGAGATATAGAAGTCTCCATGATAGTTAAAGAAGCCCGCACCGTCTTTGATTAGTGTCAAAtagtaatactccctccgatccttatTACTTATCGCTCAAATAAATGTATTTAGACGTATTTCAGTGTTACTATATAGCACTCCTTTCGTCTTTGAAAAAAATGCCTATATATTTCCTGTGAAGTCATCGGCAAAACAAATATCCTGTGAAGTCAAATGGTGGGACCAAGTTTCTTGAAAAAGGCATTAACTATTATAATATCAAATTAATAACATTAGATACACAACAAAATTTATGTATGTACAATAACTCTCTGGTATTGTAGTTGTTACTAAGTTGACAAGTTTTCCTATAATTTGGTCGAACTATCCCCGTTTGATTTCTGACAAAATTTATAGGCCTTCTTTtgagaaacggagggagtacttattcaAAACACCAGCACTGACTTTAACCTCTACTAGCTACACTTAGCTGCCCGACTTGATTAGATTAGTCTTGCACGCACAAAAGCTGGCAAGACTTTGTACACACGTAGGTCGTCGAAGTTAGCTATTGTATCATTGATCGTGATGACAATGGCCATGAATAGTAGATAGATAGACCCAGTGCATTTTAATTTCTTTTATGTGGCTTGCTATAATATATGCATATATAGCGTGTGTCCACTGGAAACGTCCAATATATTTGACGTACGTGCATGCAAGCATGTCCGTACGGACATCTGTATGGTGCACGTATATCTTCCGTTCTAGTGGGTGAGTTTTTGTCCAACTCTTGGAACGGTCTCAATgactaatatggaacggagggagtacaattcaaACCTCTTGCTTGATTGCGTGCATGCATACATGAATTCAAAACGAGCACAGTTTGGGTTTGAAGTCAGAACGAGCACACAAACTCGGTGTTCAAAATAGACTTTTCTCTGTATATTTGGCGTGTTAAATACTCTCATATTCCATCCTTACGCAAGAGAAAAGGACGTAAATAACATTGAAAACCAGCACAATCTTTTATTGATGAAAAGCAACACGAACTTGATTAATGAATAGATGCAAGTGGTTATATTTATTAACCATTTAAAAAAGTATATACTCCATCCCACAATAAGCATATACATATTTTTGTGGAGGAATGCAATATATACGCATGCACTCACATAGGATCTTTTTTACATTTTTGGTTCATCCAGATGACCAAGTAGGAAAAAATGCAGTTTGACACAATCTCACGGATTAATTAATGTTGGACCAATTATATCTTTTTTTGGGGGGGAAACACTCCTAGCATGCTAGGGAAAGAGTTTCGAAAGGCCGCGTCATTGTCCCTATCTATATTCTAAACTGAGATATCAACGGTTGCaagctttttctcttttttcctgcCCTAAGAATGTGGTCCCAAAGTCCACAATTCATTTCCCATACGTAGAGAATGCATCATTTTCTTCGATAGTGGCGTCACTAGCTTTGGTAGGTGCATTAATGTTGATAGGTAATCACAAACTGCTACCTTGACTTGATGGTGTTTTATCCTGTAAGGTTCCAACGGTAGCCACATATATAAACCGTCGGTCTATAAATCCCATGAGGACAGGAGAATTTTGCAGCATAGTTGATCTAATCCTTGGAACTATTCCAGCCACGTAACTATGCGACTTTGCCAAGCCAAATATGTGCCCCTCGTACACATACATATCATTGCACTCGTATATACACATTTATATACCTTAATAATTCATATACGTCTAGCTAACCATCACTTTCTCCAATCAATACAAGGCAACCAATGGAGTTACCAACTTGAAGTCTATACATATATTTCTTCAAATTGAATTTTCCAAAGGAATAAAGCCATTCCACATGCATTCACACGAGCCCCGGATGCGGTGGACGGAGGAGCTGCACCGGCAGTTCATCGAAGCTGTCGATTGCCTCGGCGGCCAGGACGGTGAGTTCTTGCTTATTGCCTCACAGATATAGATGATGTCTCCCCCTCCCTCTCCGGTCTAATTGTACATTTCACATGCACAGACCATATGTATGTATGGGATTTGATGATTTCATTGATTTGAACTGCTAGAGGATCGATTTGTTAAAAATCGTGCTATTTTTTGTATGTGTCGATTTATGCGTAGTTCTTTCTTACTATACTTGCTTTAGTTGCGCCGTAGGTTAGGCAGGAGTTGGTTCAAGTTCATGGAAGAAAAGAAAGGTGAGAAAACCCCATGTGATATGCATGCATCATAAACAAGATGAGATCCTTTATTGGCTCATTGAATTATTTGTTGCTCAAGAACGTCACTAATTAATTGTGCGAACGATATTTAACACCTTCGTAGAGTAATCTCTACGATTACTTTAGCAATAAATGGCCGCTCTCCTGTCAAAGAAAAATATATCTTTGGATTAACCTTTCTTACCTACAGAAGACCATAGTAATTCGTAAGCGCGTCTATCCTTAATTCGGGATTCATCGTGCTAGCCCTCTCTGGATCAGAATTGGATCAAGCGTAGCAATTCTTTCTTGACGTACGGCTGGTCGTCTGTGTTGACACTATCTTCACATCGTCTGCAGAGGCAACGACAAAGCGAATTCTTCAGCTGATGGGCGCCAAGGGAGTCAGCATATCTCACATCAAGAGCCATCTCCAGATGTACAGGTCAAGCTCTAGCAACACCACCTGCAACGGTCTACCCAATGCATCCGTTGCTAGCCGTCGAGATCACCGTGTCGTTGACGGGCCAGGCCACAGGAACGGAAATGACATGGGGGAGAGGACCAACGATGCTTCTTCTTACGCCGTGCCTCCCCACGGCCACCGCTCATTGCCGCCATACCAATTGTGAGTACCAAAATTGGCTCTTAGTTCAGTTCTTCATTAACTTTTTTTTAAGACAAAGTTCTTCATTAACTGTAACTAGTGTTCGTATGTGTAGTGTAACCAATCTAGTTGTTAATCAAACGTGCTGGTTTTGCAGACCGTCGATCGAAGAAGTTTTCAGGAGCTGGGAGCAGAGTAGAGGGCGGTTACCATGGAACTCCAGCATGCCATCAGAGAAGGTAGGATTGCTAGAAATCAAGTGTTATTTTTTGTCTTTGCTAGCTAGAGACAAAGCTAGGAATACATCGATGAGTACAAACTATGAACAAATCCAAAGGAAGCGAAATTACTCATCTTTCTTGCTTTCCAAAGATAGTGTCATCGATGAGTACATGCAAGTGCAGATGTGCTGTATATTATCAAGAGGAAGCTTCATTTTTGTTAGTAGTTCGTTAGGTGGCAGTCACCAGACTCTGCCAAACTACCACCATGGCACAAACACGCTGCCGTGTATTGACTGTCCAGTCTCCAGTTCTATTGTAATATCAGCACTGAAACATGTTAATCCCCTGACATGGCTGATGTTGTTGCAGGCGACTCGCTGGGCATGCCATGCTGACAGAAGCACGCGTCAACAGCACCAGCCGGCGGCGGGGTGTGACCTGACGCTGTCGATCGGCCGttgggaggcggaggcggaggcggcgagcAGTGATGCTGACATCTCGAGCACGACCACCGAGGAGGTCGCCGTGCCGGCAAGGGATCGAGGAGCCGGCGGTCACCATCGCTCCGCCTTCGCCACCGGTCTGGTCCTTGACCTGAACCTCGACCTGGCCGTCTCAtcttcttgtctttgatgtgatcGATGCCCTACCTGTGTAAATATATAGAGCTGCATGCATCTTTGTATATAAATTTACTTACATAGATCGCACCATAGATCGTGTAGTGTAGTGGTAGCAAATTTCTGATGTTTCTTGCTAGCTATATGAGTTTCTTTTTACAGACTGCCATACTCACTAGGGA
Coding sequences within it:
- the LOC123172863 gene encoding myb family transcription factor MPH1-like produces the protein MEAWWTPVLVDGRAPDLVLGVLFSLFKICVLLKKRGIKPFHMHSHEPRMRWTEELHRQFIEAVDCLGGQDEATTKRILQLMGAKGVSISHIKSHLQMYRSSSSNTTCNGLPNASVASRRDHRVVDGPGHRNGNDMGERTNDASSYAVPPHGHRSLPPYQL